The genomic interval CGTCCTTGGGCAGCCGCGCCACCTCCACGGTGGCCCGGGCCGGGGCGCCTTCGGCGAAGAACTCCGCATACATGGCGTTCATGGCGGCGAAGTCCTCCATCCGCTTCAGGTACACCGTGGTCTTCACGACTCCGCCCAGGGAGGACCCGCCCGCCTCGAGAACGGCCCGGAGGTTTTCGAGGACCCGACGCGTCTGGGCCGCGACGTCCGCCCCCTCCACCTGTCCCGTGGCGGGGTTCAGGGCGATCTGTCCCGAGCAGAAGAGAAACCCACCGGCACGGATCGCCTGGGAGTACGGGCCCAGGGCGGCGGGGGCACGGTCCGTGGAGACGATTTCCTTCTTCATTTCGATTCTCCCTGGCGCGCGGACGGCACGGAACGCCTCCACCGTCACGGCACCTCAAACCGGAGGAAGGGGCCCGCGAGCGAGGGCTTTGCGCCCTTGCCGAAGTCCGTGAGCGTGACCTCCTCCTCCCCGCTCGAGAGGCGGACCAGCCCGAAGGGCGACACCTCGTCCGAGAGCCAGACCTCCGCGGACCTCCCCTCCTCCGCCACGATGCGCAAACGGCGGCACAGGAGGGTCTTGCGGCCCACCTTCACCTTTTCTTCGGGAAGAGCCTCCAGACGCCCGAAGGTCGGTCCGATGGCCGCCGCCTCCCGACCGAACCGGTCTCCGCCCTGCTGCCTCAGACGCTCCAGGGCGGCGCGGTCGATTTCAACGGCCGGCCCATCTCCGTCCTTCGCGCGCACCGAGACGATGTTGGCGTCCTCCGTCGGATCCCCCTTGAGGAGGTAAGCCGCCACCGAGGGCACTCCGCCGGAGGAGGTCCGGATCTCCATCCAGAGACCTTCGGGGACTTCCTCGACCACGGCGAAAGTCAGGTCGGCTTCCTCTCCTCGGGCGTCCCTTACGTGGTAGGAGCTCCACGCCCCCGGCCTGGGCGACCACTGGTGGTAAAACTCCGGAAAGTAGGAAGAGGCCTCCGGGGCCCGTCCAGCGAGCCACAGCGCGGCCGGAAGGAGGAGGACCGCCGCGGCCCTCAAGGCCCGAAGGGCCGGGGGGCGGGTCGGCCGGGGTATTGCGTCGGGGCGCAGGTTCATATGGATCAGTTCCTCAGGGACGTGATGGGTGCCGGGATCACGCCGCCCCGGCCCACGAATCCGGAGCAGGAGAGCGTTCGGATCTCCTGGATGGGGGCGTCGCCGAGGAGGCCTCCGAAGGAGACCGTCTCCCCCACCCGCTTCCCGTGGGCGGGAATGACGCGGACGGCCGTCGTCTTGTGGTTGACGATTCCGATGGCGAGTTCGTCGGCGATGAATCCGGCCAGGACGTCTTCCTCCACGTCCCCCGGCACGGCCACCATGTCGAGGCCCACGGAGCACACGCTCGTCATGGCCTCGAGCTTCTCCAGGGAGAGGTGCCCCTCGCGGGCCGCGGAGATCATGGTGGCATCCTCGCTGACGGGGATGAAGGCCCCCGAAAGCCCGCCCACGGCGGATGTGGCCATGGCCCCGCCCTTCTTCACCGCGTCCGTGAGAAGCGCCAGCGCCGCCGTCGTCCCGCACGCCCCCACGCGCTCCAGGCCCATGGCCTCCAGGACCTCGCCCACCGAGTCGCCGAGTTCGGGCGTCGGGGCCAGGGAGAGGTCCACGATCCCGAAGGGGACGCCCAGGCGGCCCGCCACCTGGCGGCCGATCAGTTCGCCCACGCGGGTGATCTTGAAGGCCGCGCGCTTGATGACCTCCTCGAGGGTCCGCAAGTCGCAGGGGCCCGCCCGCTTGATGGCCTCGCACACGACCCCCGGGCCGCTCACGCCCGTGTGGACAACGATCTCCGGAAGCCCCACCCCGTGGAAGGCCCCCGCCATGAAGGGGTTGTCCTCCACGGCGTTGGCGAAGACGACGAACTTGGCGCAGCCGATACTCCCCGACTCCCTCGTCCGGTAGGCCGTTTCCTTGAGGAGCCGGGCCACGATCCGAACGGCGTCCACGTTGAGCCCCGTCCGGCTGGAACCGGCGTTGACGGAGGAGCACAGTCGCGAAGTGGAGGAGAGGGCCTCGGGGATCGAGGCCAGGAGGGCCCGGTCGGCGTCCGTGAAACCCGCATGGACGAGAGCCGAGTACCCGCCCACGAAGTCGAACCCCATCTCCGAGGCGGCCCGGTCGATGGCCCGGGCGATTTCCAGGTAGGCCGACGGCTCGCACCGGGTGCTGATCAGGGACACGGGCGAGATGGACAACCGCCGGTTCGCTACCCGGATCCCCAGGTCGTCAGCCGTGGCGTTGACCGCGGCGGGAAGGGGGGAGGCGATCCGCCTCAGCTTTTCGTACACCCGCCGGGCGGCCTCGCTCGGATCGGGATGGGCGCAGTCCAGCAGGCTGATTCCAAGCGTAACGGTCCGGACATCGAAGTGCTCCAGCTCGGTCATCCGGAGAGTCTCGAGGATCTCGCGCTTCGTGTAGGTCATCGCAGTCCCTCTCCGTGCCCGGCCCGATTCACACCCGGTTCACGGCGCGCATCATGTCCTCGTATTGCACGAAGACCAGGACGCCCACCTCTTCCCCTCGCCGCTTCAGGGAGGCCCTCAACTCTTCAAAGGAGACCGAGGCGCCCGAGGGATCCAGGATCATCATCATGGCGAAGTTCCCGTGGACCAAGGTCTGGTTGATGTCCACGATGTCCACCGAAAGCTCCGCCAGGACCTCCGAGAACGCGTGGACGATGCCCGTGCGGTTCCGCCCGAGGGCCGTAAAGACCACGTGGCGGGTGCCCGGACCCTCTCGTTCCTGAAGGGGCTGGGATTCGAGAAGGCGGACCAGGTCCGCGACGACCCCTTCCAGGGCTCCCCGGGGTGCTTCCCGGGGGAGGTGCCTGAGGACGATTTCCGATACGGCCACGGCCAGGGCTTCGC from Acidobacteriota bacterium carries:
- a CDS encoding RidA family protein; this translates as MKKEIVSTDRAPAALGPYSQAIRAGGFLFCSGQIALNPATGQVEGADVAAQTRRVLENLRAVLEAGGSSLGGVVKTTVYLKRMEDFAAMNAMYAEFFAEGAPARATVEVARLPKDVLVEIEAVAAVA
- a CDS encoding PFL family protein: MTYTKREILETLRMTELEHFDVRTVTLGISLLDCAHPDPSEAARRVYEKLRRIASPLPAAVNATADDLGIRVANRRLSISPVSLISTRCEPSAYLEIARAIDRAASEMGFDFVGGYSALVHAGFTDADRALLASIPEALSSTSRLCSSVNAGSSRTGLNVDAVRIVARLLKETAYRTRESGSIGCAKFVVFANAVEDNPFMAGAFHGVGLPEIVVHTGVSGPGVVCEAIKRAGPCDLRTLEEVIKRAAFKITRVGELIGRQVAGRLGVPFGIVDLSLAPTPELGDSVGEVLEAMGLERVGACGTTAALALLTDAVKKGGAMATSAVGGLSGAFIPVSEDATMISAAREGHLSLEKLEAMTSVCSVGLDMVAVPGDVEEDVLAGFIADELAIGIVNHKTTAVRVIPAHGKRVGETVSFGGLLGDAPIQEIRTLSCSGFVGRGGVIPAPITSLRN
- a CDS encoding ACT domain-containing protein, whose translation is MDREALAVAVSEIVLRHLPREAPRGALEGVVADLVRLLESQPLQEREGPGTRHVVFTALGRNRTGIVHAFSEVLAELSVDIVDINQTLVHGNFAMMMILDPSGASVSFEELRASLKRRGEEVGVLVFVQYEDMMRAVNRV